The genomic interval TTGTCTTTCCCCCCCATATCCCCAGTGCTAGATAACTTCTTCTGTACCCCCACATTTTTCTGGCACAAGAAAGAAACTGATAAGGCTTAAATGAGCCCCCTCTCAGATACGCTACTTGATTGATAAGTGTATTCTAAAACAAAATCTAGTATATATCTACAAAACATCAGTGACCATTATTCCCCAGTGGAAATGTAGTATTAGATACTCTTCCTCTGAAAATAAATGTGAAGAGCAGTAGAGGCTCTGAGCAACATAAGAAAAATAGCCAAAGATGGCAGTATGAGGTGATGTGAGACCACTGTAGCAGAATAGTTGGGGGTCCTTTGATGTGAAATATGATCCAAGTAAATAAAGTCAGTGACTCTAAGCACACGCAAAACTCTTCTGAAACCAACAGACTTTCCtctgtatacatttttttaaaaaaatgggatcaGGATAAAATTGTTACAGAATCAGTGTTATCCCCAGTTCAAAAATATGTCCTTGGATCCCTTGCAAGGGTCAGGAAAAGTCATGTTTTATCCATCCTCCTCAGTATCCATCCtcgcctctttttttttttaattaacgcCCTTTCCTTTTGTGAAATAGTACAGGGCCAAAATCACTAAGGGCCAGAATCTTTACTTAACCTCCAAGAGATATTTATGTAAGGTTTTTGTATTTCCCTCTCCCCATATTTTGTATAATCTTTGACTATGTAATGCCCCCCTTGAGGGGGCTGACCTGGCACTGACACTGCAGGGTTTTGTCCCCCAACAAATAGTTTTTTTTACCCAAGTGTTTCAGTTTGTTGTAAACTTTAGAACGGTGAAAGATTTAATTGTAGAGGGATTTGTTTGCTCTTTCATTTGGTGTTCTTAAGGATCCTATCTCTAATTTGACTGCTTTGTAATGTAATTGATTTTGTAGCATCCTGAAATCCGCATAGAATGAAAATCAATCTATAATAAACAAaatgctaaaaaataaaaataaaaatctggagCACAGATCAAGAACACAAATGTTTCAAATTCTAAAACTGGGATCTACCATGACCCAATCTTGCACTGAAATTTCTATAAACCTCTTACCAAACTCAGCATGAATGGAGTCTGTGCAGCACCCGTTCTTGGCAGCTTGCACCCACAGCAGGTACGAAATGAACATTTTGGCTGCCACTTTGGCAGTCCAGTTCTCTCCTAGAATACCTTTTTGAATTTGGAGTGATCCTACTCACCTGTAATATTAAACTTTGGCTCCAGTTCTACACACTTTTACTTGGGACAGATAATTCAAGGGAATGAATTTGGAAGTTCATTTATGTTGTGCTATATCAACAGCCTAAAGAAGTAAGTACGGTAGATAATGATAACGATTCCACAAAAATAAGGCAGCAAATATCCATTAATATAACCATATAGGTATCGGTATGTCATCATAGCTGATGTTATGACTGAAAACATGTATGTTTTAATTCCATCTAAAACAATTAATGAAAAACACAATTGTACATTTAATAAACTTTACATGTGAAGGCAGAATAATACAAAAGAAGTGCAGATACCATATGAATTTTATATTAAAGTGATGGATGCAAAACACtgaccaaaaaaccaaaaacactcTTTAGAAATTACAGGTAGTCCCTGACAGGAAATGTTTCAAATTTTAAGCTGAATAATCATCAGTGATTACCATTTTATTTAGATGcactttcttttgatttttttttttgcatagctTAAAATATTGCTGCACCATCTCCAATGCATCTCTTGATGCCTGTGACAGTTTTCTTCCAGAAACAGACATCTAAGGAGTTTAAAAAATTCACCTCTTCCCCATCACATAATATatcatttctaatttttataAATACATTGGTTTCTTTACTCATCTGATTTGAGTAGCATGCATTGGTATAGTTACTGTACAATCAAAATACTGTTGTAGACTTTAGACAGTGTGCGTTTTCTCAGCTTGACAATTTTATTTAGACACACTTCttaataaaatcaaacaaacaggggaagaagggggaaaaaacctcttaAAAATCCAGATAAAACTCACAGTGTTTACCAAGATCCAAATGGAATTAAATACTGAtaagtaaaattattattattattattattattattattattattattattattaattacatgGAAATAAAAAGTCCCACAATAGTTGACACACTTTAGAGCCtagcaaacacatttttaaatagacTTGCACCAATCAGACGGGGTGCAAGCATCTGTTTTATCTTAATTAGATGGAGAGGTGAATGACCACTGTTTATTTTCACTTTCCTCATTAATTATGAAAAACTGCATTTAATTCATCTTGCATGGTGAGAGACTGGCTGCGCAGATGTAGGTCGTAAGGAAAGTGGCTCTCTGTAGGCAACCTGAATACAGAACTCTGCCCAAGGGGACCCCTGGGTGGCACTGCACAATAATGCATGCCATAATTGTAGTTTTTGCCATAGTCCAAAGTCTCTTCTTGCTTGAGGGAAAATATCCCATTATAGTTAATTGGGGGAGGACTTAAGGGACCTTCAAACTGTGGGCTGGAACACTCTGGAGAAGTGCTTTCATAAAAGGACTCATAAGCGCTGCAGTAATTGTAGGGTTTCATGGATTTGGAGTTGTCAAGTGTTCCATGACCTGGGGGAGTGTTCAGCTCTGGGCTGTGATAGGGAGGGTAGAAGGAGGAGTAGGGAGATCTGGCATGGTGGGACGTTTCCCCAGTTTGACCCATCAAGAAACTTCTGGCATTCAGCTGTAGGCATCCCGCCACCAAGTTTGTCGTTGGCTGGGAGAGACCTTTGCACAGATTTTGAACAAATGTCAGCAGATCAGGCCTCTTGCCAATTCGTAAAATTTCAGAAAGAGCCCAGATATAATTTTTTGCCAGTCTCAGTGTTTCTATTTTAGACAGTTTTTGTGTCTTGGAATAACAAGGGACCACTTTCCTTAAATTGTCCAGAGCATCATTGAGACCATGCATCCTACTTCTTTCTCTTGCATTAGCTTCCTGTCGCCTGAATTTGACCCTTTCCATTCTCATCTTGGTCGTCTTTTTTTTCCGAAGGCCTCTCCTCCTGGGTAAACCATTTTCGTCCTCTTCTTCTCGGTCAtcatccccctcctctttctctgtatCTTCTGCTGTTGATCTTTTAATACTTTTTCCTTGATGTATAATCTGCTTTGCAAAGCTGTCTGGCTTCTTGATTTGCTTTGGGTCCTCACTTTCTCTGGAAAACTTTCTGCACATCTGGGACTCTGGCATTATAACAGACTCATCAAATGGTAGAGTTAACATGGTGTTATAATCTTTTGTGACCTGAAAAAGTGCCAGCATAAGGTTTTAAAAGTATCCATTTGtaaagtgctttttaaaacacattttccacTAAAATAATTATTCACATAATGATTAGCATTTTAATTATCGTTGTGTGTGTGTAGCTAATATTGACATCTTTAAAGAAACAGCCAGTTTGTTAAAGGAAAGGAGATCACTTAATATATTGGTCTTAATTTGGTCCAAAGCTATACAGGAAAATGCTGACACTTAATTAAGACAAACTTATCAATTTAAAATTAACTCCTTTTCTCCCATTTCCTATGTTGTCAactgaaacaaaacattttaaaatatggaattcatttaaaacattttaaaaatacatgtatttCATTTATCTAAATAGTTTTGAGTACCAAAGGGAGCAAGATAACAAGTTATGATTAAAATTAATCTGTTAGCTGACAGAACATAATAATTACACTACCTTTAACTTTTTGTTCTAATTTGTTTGCACATATTCTGCTACAAATCATTGCAATCAAGTCTGAATTGACTAAAACGAAATAAAAGGGAGAAGAAGGCAAATGAATCGTTCAGTGACTTAATTAAAGTGAAGAGAGGCTTTTTCTAATGGTCGGCATGAAAATGTGCGATACACTGATTATTTCTTTCTTATTAAATGAGAATAGGGTAAATACTAAGCATATTCACAGAAGGTGTTCCAACAATAAatctgttccatttttaaaataaaacccaacCAAATTTCTCGGTCTTGAAATTAAcctctattttgtttttcttgatttttgttttgtttcatttttcaaaatcagagcGAAACCTAACCCCTTTCACATGCTCTGTGCAGCATCTGTGTTCTTCAAGGAACAGACGTTTCCCTCCAGCTAATATCTGACAGGAACGGTCCGTGGATTCTGACTGCAATTGTGCACGTGCGTTCTGAATCCAGAATGAAATAAGGGGGGGGAGACAAACAATTTGCTTCTCATGGTATCGTTTCTGCTTGTGCAGTTACTTTTCAAGCAGCATTTTTAGGATTCTCAAACTGACAAACATGCAAATTTACAAACAGAGAGGTAAGGGATTAAAAAAATTCACACCAAAGAAAGTAAGCCCTGGCTAGAAAATTAATTCTCTGAGTATTGTCCACAGCACTCTTGCACTATTACataatcaataaaagtatacaaCAACATTTAAGAAGCACTGAAAGAGAAGCAGCGGCAAATACAACATTCATATAAATCAaggctttttatctttttatctgtaAAACACTAGCATGCACACTCAGCAGTACCATTTAAAGATATAGAATTGTTTGCATTACCTGGGCCTTTTCAAAATCTCCTTCAATAATCAGTTTGCATTTTTTGCCTTCGAAATCTTTTCAATCTGAATGTCGCATCGTCTCCTGGAGTCTAGATCTGTGTATATCTGCACTATCTCATTGATCTCTAAAAAGTGACATTGATGCCAACTGCCAGAGCTGGTACCCATGCCATCTGCTGGTGACGTCACAGGGCAGAGAAAACCATGTGATCTTTTCTCCTGGGACCTTCATTCTGCACTGATCATCTGGCATCCCTGTAAGTGGGTACCAGCATTCATGTATCAACACAGAAGGTTAGGCTGataggggagagaaagagaggggggaggatACACGCCAGCATTTCATATGCAGTAGGTGCCTTTCTGTGAGTTTTATTGAACAGGTAGAAATGTCAACATTTCACTTTTATCCCTGTCCACAGGTATATCTGGTTTCCGCTTGTTAATAAGATGATTTTTTAATgaagaatggattttttttttgtcgtATCGATTGGAATGTCGCATGTGCACATAGATACTTTGAAGATAGCAGCGGCTGTCAATAAAGAATTGAAGAAGGTGTTGCCACTTTTCACCGAAGCATGTTTGGCTCAGGTGTGAGGGAGTTGGGAAGTACTTTTGGAGTGAACACTATTGgaatctcattctctctctctctctctctctctctctctctctctctctgtgtgtgtgtgtgtgtgttccaaaaatATTTCCGAATTTGAATCAGTGTGGACTTATTTCATTTTGCGGCTGGATGCATGAAACAATGTCATTGCCTTTCTTTAGTGACTTTCATGCATTTTTGAAGGAGATGGGAAAAGATCAACTTATAGTTTTGGAAATCAGTGCTCCCTGCAGCACATATACAAGATCACCCTGTCTTTTCTCCGGTTTAGATCCCATATGCATAAGCTGATTTCAACCAAGTCAGCATATCAAGACATGTAAAGCAGGCTCTCTTTGGAATTTTCTTagtatttttttcaaattggattttgattttgatatttggttgaaaaaaatgtttagctatctcttttcttaattttttcccccttgagTTATTTTTACCTCTTTACTTCTCCTTTTTCATTCTACATTTTATGTTGTTAGTAGCTGCCCATCCAACACTTTTTTCTTGACTTTCTCTCAAACGCTCCTTACTCCTTTTTGCCTCATCATTAACAAGCAGGTAAGAAACAGTTAAACAGAGCGAACCGTCTTCTCCCCTCCTTTGCAGATTCTGCCAGCATTTTTCTGGCAATCCACACTGTATTTTTTTCCAAGAGTAACACATTTCCAAGAAATCACATATCTAATCAATAGTTAATGTCTTGCTTGACTTAGGAAGTAAATAGAAAGTGGGGTGTTGCTTTTTCACTTGTATAcaattttaactcttttttttcttgccaTACCCAggcattgttgtttttcttgtgatTTTTCTCACTGAAAGTAAAAACAGAGTTAGCATAATTTGTTGCCAGAATGAAAGTAATCCCTGGCAGACCTGCTATTATTACGAGTCT from Sceloporus undulatus isolate JIND9_A2432 ecotype Alabama chromosome 6, SceUnd_v1.1, whole genome shotgun sequence carries:
- the NEUROD6 gene encoding neurogenic differentiation factor 6 encodes the protein MLTLPFDESVIMPESQMCRKFSRESEDPKQIKKPDSFAKQIIHQGKSIKRSTAEDTEKEEGDDDREEEDENGLPRRRGLRKKKTTKMRMERVKFRRQEANARERSRMHGLNDALDNLRKVVPCYSKTQKLSKIETLRLAKNYIWALSEILRIGKRPDLLTFVQNLCKGLSQPTTNLVAGCLQLNARSFLMGQTGETSHHARSPYSSFYPPYHSPELNTPPGHGTLDNSKSMKPYNYCSAYESFYESTSPECSSPQFEGPLSPPPINYNGIFSLKQEETLDYGKNYNYGMHYCAVPPRGPLGQSSVFRLPTESHFPYDLHLRSQSLTMQDELNAVFHN